The following proteins are encoded in a genomic region of Candidatus Aminicenantes bacterium:
- a CDS encoding restriction endonuclease subunit S produces the protein MMHLASGMERKLEIFATLRTGYSFRKGIGQSTAGKIAVIQMRDLDPTTRTVDLRNLSRTDIPHLTERNLVQKGDLVFRTRGETVNSAFVKDDPGRCVVAAPLLHIRVERPDWVMPEYLNWFISQPQAQAYFHSRAIGATQKVISKRILDGLTVSIPDLETQRRIVDIADLSLRESFLLNKLAEKKSKYVSGVLIRKVNGG, from the coding sequence ATGATGCATTTGGCATCGGGTATGGAAAGGAAATTAGAAATATTCGCGACGCTGCGAACCGGATACTCCTTTCGTAAGGGTATCGGGCAATCGACCGCAGGAAAGATCGCCGTGATTCAGATGCGAGATCTCGATCCGACCACTCGGACGGTTGATTTGCGGAACCTGAGTAGAACGGACATCCCCCACTTAACTGAACGGAATCTTGTTCAAAAGGGCGACCTGGTTTTCCGTACCCGCGGCGAAACGGTGAACTCAGCCTTTGTAAAAGACGATCCGGGTCGATGCGTGGTTGCCGCGCCTCTGCTTCATATCCGCGTCGAGCGTCCTGACTGGGTAATGCCGGAATACCTGAACTGGTTTATCAGTCAACCGCAAGCCCAGGCCTATTTTCATTCGAGAGCAATAGGGGCTACCCAGAAAGTAATCAGCAAACGAATCCTTGATGGTTTGACCGTATCCATCCCGGACCTTGAGACCCAGCGTCGGATTGTTGATATCGCGGATTTGTCTCTAAGAGAATCATTTTTACTCAATAAACTGGCTGAAAAGAAATCTAAATACGTTTCCGGAGTACTCATCCGGAAAGTGAATGGAGGATAA
- a CDS encoding type I restriction-modification system subunit M translates to MKNDHIEQKDVNNAAWAACDTFRGVVDPAQYKDYILVMLFLKYISDVWNDHYSEYKRQFGDDDVRIRRRLDRERFVLPQVVFKDSRGNEVDRFMATYDSLYERRAGANIGELINIVLDHIEGANKAKLEGVFRNIDFNSEANLGKTRDRNRRLKQLLEDFHKPQLDMRPSRVKEDVIGNTYIYLIERFASDSGKKAGEFFTPLKVTELVAKLAGPESGDRVCDPACGAGGLLIQAARQVKDQNIALFGQESNGSTWALCRMNMFLHSLDSARIEWCDTLNSPMLVEDDHLMKFDCVVANPPFSLDKWGAENAESDQFNRFWRGVPPKSKGDWAFITHMLEVAQEGSGRVSVVVPHGVLFRGGAEGRIRRKVIEENLLDAVIGLPANMFPTTGIPVAILVFDRGREKTLAKSEKEQRTDVMFIDAGREFVSGKKQNLLSEAHIDKIMQTYKERKDVDKYAHVADFTEIEENDFNLNIPRYVDTFEEEEEIDIDAVQLEIDALEKELAKVRKRMAEKLQRIDRGSK, encoded by the coding sequence ATGAAGAACGACCATATCGAGCAGAAAGACGTCAACAACGCGGCATGGGCCGCCTGCGACACCTTTCGGGGTGTCGTAGACCCGGCCCAGTACAAGGACTATATCCTGGTGATGCTGTTCCTGAAGTACATCTCCGATGTATGGAACGATCATTACAGTGAATACAAAAGGCAGTTCGGCGATGATGACGTCCGCATCCGACGACGGTTGGACCGAGAACGCTTCGTGTTGCCACAAGTCGTTTTCAAGGACAGCCGGGGGAATGAAGTGGACCGCTTCATGGCCACCTATGACAGCTTGTATGAGCGGCGTGCCGGCGCGAACATCGGTGAATTGATCAATATCGTCCTGGATCATATCGAGGGTGCGAACAAAGCCAAACTGGAAGGCGTGTTTCGCAATATCGACTTCAACAGTGAGGCCAATCTGGGCAAAACCCGCGATCGAAACCGCAGATTGAAACAACTGCTGGAAGATTTCCACAAGCCCCAATTGGATATGCGCCCCTCCCGGGTCAAAGAAGATGTGATCGGTAACACCTATATCTACCTCATCGAACGCTTCGCATCGGACTCCGGCAAAAAAGCCGGGGAGTTCTTTACACCGTTGAAGGTTACCGAGCTGGTCGCCAAGCTGGCCGGGCCTGAATCGGGGGATCGGGTATGTGACCCCGCATGTGGGGCGGGCGGATTGCTGATCCAGGCCGCTCGGCAAGTTAAGGATCAGAACATCGCGTTGTTCGGACAGGAGTCCAACGGAAGCACCTGGGCGTTGTGCCGCATGAATATGTTTCTTCACAGTCTCGACAGCGCCCGCATCGAATGGTGCGACACCCTTAACAGTCCCATGCTGGTTGAAGACGACCACTTGATGAAGTTCGACTGCGTGGTGGCCAATCCGCCCTTCTCCTTGGATAAATGGGGGGCTGAGAATGCCGAAAGCGATCAATTCAATCGCTTCTGGCGCGGGGTACCTCCGAAAAGCAAAGGCGATTGGGCCTTTATCACCCACATGCTTGAGGTGGCTCAGGAAGGTTCCGGGCGGGTGTCTGTCGTGGTCCCTCATGGGGTGCTGTTCCGTGGAGGCGCGGAGGGACGGATCCGCCGCAAGGTGATCGAGGAGAATCTGCTGGACGCGGTGATCGGGTTACCGGCGAATATGTTCCCCACCACCGGCATTCCGGTTGCCATCCTGGTCTTCGATCGCGGCCGGGAGAAGACTCTTGCTAAAAGCGAAAAGGAACAACGAACGGATGTGATGTTCATCGATGCCGGCCGCGAGTTCGTGTCCGGCAAAAAACAGAACCTTTTGTCCGAGGCCCATATCGACAAAATCATGCAGACCTACAAAGAGCGTAAGGATGTGGACAAATACGCTCACGTCGCTGATTTTACTGAGATAGAAGAGAATGACTTCAACCTGAACATCCCCCGTTATGTGGATACCTTCGAAGAGGAAGAGGAGATCGACATCGATGCCGTTCAATTGGAGATAGACGCCCTGGAAAAAGAACTGGCCAAAGTCAGAAAGCG